One segment of Thermosynechococcus sp. HN-54 DNA contains the following:
- a CDS encoding CHAT domain-containing protein: MKPLQQWLFSITLVCWGLLSGNVYSQITPATHGTGTTVIQNGQQIDIDGGQLSGNGQNLFHLFRDFNVGNGQIANFLSNPQIRNILAGVNGGNASYINGLIQITGGNSNLYLLNPAGIVFGPNARLNLPAAFHASTAQRVLFEGGVFDVNGQNLYPSLNGHPTGFEFLSKGLIINEGELRVRSGQTLSLMAHQVINTGTLSAPAGHIQIAAVPETGMVRVSQAGMLLSLEIPQDRLPPHGAIAAVDLPSLLTGQSSQPVNSVIRNSDGTIRLVHDPSKIPLTTPTAVISGNLSVGNPTGIGGQITISGQNIALINANLTASGSLGGGTILLGGDYRGGTTGTNRLDSSFNAQNLFISSGSVIAADALNQGNGGTVIVWADNSTQFAGTITARGGQLSGNGGFVETSGRELLSVQGTVDASTVNGQPGIWLLDPRNVIISTTPTNGGSFSGGNPDVFTPTTDDAFVENTAIEAALNLGTSVTITTGETGTQAGNISVFAPITKTTGGDASLTFQAANDILVSYDIRSEAGRLNLIFHADADNSGAGAIRLDSAALISNGGNIILGGGSNPFTSPAIGVNTPGVNINNSTLNAEGGNIRIHGRGAATDGQLGVFMSESSILTSGSGEITILGTGGSSVYSAIDGISIQNSSISAEAGNLTLTGTGGNGLEVFSNVGISLEESGIQTTTGNITLTGTGGTGFAYNQEGILSSFTSITSQSGDIILRGTGGQSAAGLLFRAATDTDYPAQVRTAGNGNILIEGRGTNGSSGLVMEISDLLTVAVHNGVLTLAAQGGIELFGDSTSLLDIDSTGSGRLVFRPIDANTPVGVGDGAAGNLIVDQFLLNQITGGFSLVTIGHPSGTGLLDVRPFSLNYNLALQTPGVSSLGIQFNGSGTTDLNGRNLTLISGGGVAQGSHAISAATLQLLGQGIVILSNSNNQFQALSGNVTGNVNLNNQGNLTISSFSNGVNGLTTGINTNGNTLILNLGSGNLTQSAPIRAGSLGLTLRNGSAILTNPNNQVGILAAQLNSSSDLQFVNNGTLTVGNVNPTGITGRSIFLQTLTSDIVLNAPISAFGAGDAIILTAENNFINNYGSSVFSTPNGRWLVYSTDLNLNINGGLTGSEQFNTIYPQPALFSGSGFLYRVSQAPPTPPTQPPAPPTPPPPPVEPPTPPPSQPQLQENLGQILFGEEAKGTKLPENTAQVIYFPGVEIIRQQIGAAFDQGDYNSAIKLLQQLYSFEFSEYFSEFLSTPGQTGLQILDIDQIKELLARIAKETGQKPALTYVFWRPEQLDIFIITPEGEPIYQPVRVPQEAVRRVIAAFNREVRDPTKTNSDSYLSFAQQLYQWIIGGVDTELQERGINTLVFALDQGLRGLPIAALHTGSNVVASAVNDSSLDRNRQFLVERYSLGLIPSINLVDTRYQPLQNASILAMGASEFPNQNPLPAVPVELQTITQLVGRGKMFLNDTFTVSNLETQRRRSLYPILHLATHGEFNPGKPHNSYIQFWDRQLSITQLRQLRLFQPPTELMTLSACRTAVGDANAELGFAGLSLQAGAKSSVASLWYVSDEGTLALMTAFYSQLATAPIKAEALRQAQLAMIHQQIVIEGNHLRSGSVRGQLSIPLPQAVQGSGGHQLSHPYFWAGFTLIGSPW, translated from the coding sequence ATGAAACCCCTACAGCAGTGGCTATTTTCCATCACCTTGGTCTGTTGGGGGCTGTTGAGTGGCAACGTTTACAGCCAAATCACACCAGCAACTCATGGAACTGGAACCACCGTCATCCAAAATGGCCAACAAATTGATATTGATGGGGGTCAGCTATCGGGGAATGGTCAAAATCTTTTTCACCTCTTTCGAGACTTCAATGTTGGTAACGGCCAAATTGCCAACTTTCTCTCTAACCCGCAAATTCGCAACATTCTCGCGGGTGTCAATGGTGGTAACGCTAGCTATATCAATGGTTTGATTCAAATCACGGGTGGCAACAGCAATCTTTATCTGCTCAACCCCGCAGGAATTGTTTTTGGCCCCAATGCTCGCTTGAATCTCCCGGCGGCATTCCACGCTTCCACAGCTCAACGGGTACTTTTTGAAGGTGGTGTTTTTGATGTTAACGGCCAGAACCTCTATCCATCCCTCAATGGTCACCCCACTGGCTTTGAATTCCTGAGTAAAGGGCTGATCATTAATGAAGGTGAGCTGAGAGTCCGCAGCGGTCAAACCCTGAGCCTCATGGCGCACCAAGTGATCAATACGGGTACGCTTTCAGCCCCCGCAGGCCATATCCAAATTGCAGCCGTACCTGAAACAGGAATGGTGCGGGTCTCCCAAGCGGGAATGCTCCTTAGCCTTGAAATTCCTCAGGATCGACTGCCACCCCATGGGGCGATCGCTGCCGTGGACTTACCCAGCTTACTGACAGGACAGAGTTCACAACCGGTCAACAGCGTCATTCGAAATTCCGACGGCACGATTCGCCTTGTCCATGATCCCAGCAAAATCCCCCTCACGACACCTACCGCAGTTATCAGTGGCAACCTTTCTGTGGGTAATCCCACAGGTATCGGCGGCCAAATCACGATCAGCGGTCAAAATATCGCCCTCATCAATGCCAACTTAACTGCCTCCGGTTCACTGGGGGGTGGCACGATTCTCTTGGGGGGCGATTACCGAGGGGGAACAACAGGCACCAATCGGCTAGATAGTAGTTTCAATGCCCAGAACCTCTTTATCAGCAGTGGCAGTGTGATTGCAGCAGATGCCCTGAATCAGGGAAATGGCGGCACCGTCATTGTCTGGGCAGACAACAGCACCCAATTTGCCGGCACCATCACTGCACGGGGGGGGCAACTTAGCGGCAATGGTGGCTTTGTTGAGACTTCTGGACGAGAACTGCTCAGTGTTCAGGGAACAGTTGATGCCAGTACAGTTAATGGCCAGCCCGGTATATGGCTCCTTGATCCACGAAATGTCATCATTTCTACCACCCCTACGAATGGTGGGAGTTTTTCTGGGGGTAATCCCGATGTCTTTACTCCCACCACTGATGACGCTTTTGTTGAAAATACCGCCATTGAAGCTGCTCTTAACCTCGGCACTAGCGTGACAATTACCACAGGTGAGACCGGTACACAAGCTGGCAACATTTCTGTTTTTGCTCCCATCACAAAGACAACTGGTGGCGATGCCTCCCTAACATTCCAAGCCGCAAATGACATTCTTGTTTCCTATGACATTAGATCTGAGGCAGGCCGACTGAATCTCATTTTCCATGCAGATGCCGATAACAGCGGTGCAGGAGCAATTAGATTAGACTCAGCTGCACTCATTTCCAATGGCGGCAATATTATCTTGGGCGGTGGCTCTAATCCCTTTACAAGTCCAGCGATTGGTGTAAACACTCCCGGTGTCAATATCAACAACTCTACCCTCAATGCAGAGGGCGGTAACATTAGGATTCATGGTCGCGGTGCAGCAACCGATGGCCAACTAGGGGTGTTCATGAGTGAGAGTTCAATTCTCACCTCAGGTTCTGGAGAGATCACCATTTTAGGAACGGGTGGCTCCAGCGTTTACAGCGCCATTGACGGTATTTCAATTCAGAATTCCTCAATCAGCGCCGAGGCTGGCAATCTTACCTTAACGGGTACCGGTGGCAACGGCCTTGAAGTATTTTCTAACGTTGGCATCAGTCTTGAAGAGTCGGGAATTCAAACCACGACTGGGAATATTACCCTTACAGGTACTGGTGGTACGGGCTTTGCCTACAACCAAGAAGGTATTCTGAGTAGCTTCACAAGCATTACCAGTCAAAGCGGCGATATCATCCTTAGAGGCACAGGGGGGCAATCCGCTGCTGGTCTTCTTTTTAGGGCAGCAACTGACACAGACTACCCTGCTCAGGTGAGAACGGCTGGGAATGGGAATATCCTCATTGAAGGTCGCGGCACGAATGGTAGTTCGGGTCTAGTCATGGAAATTTCTGACCTCCTCACCGTTGCTGTCCATAATGGTGTGCTGACACTGGCAGCCCAAGGGGGCATTGAGCTTTTTGGTGACTCCACCTCTTTGCTAGATATAGATAGCACAGGGTCAGGCCGCCTTGTTTTTCGACCCATTGATGCCAACACTCCTGTTGGTGTTGGTGATGGTGCAGCAGGTAACTTAATCGTTGATCAGTTTCTCCTCAATCAAATCACAGGTGGATTTTCTTTAGTGACCATTGGTCACCCTAGTGGTACTGGTCTCCTTGATGTTCGCCCCTTTAGCCTCAACTACAATCTTGCCCTACAAACACCCGGCGTAAGTTCCCTAGGTATTCAGTTCAATGGCTCTGGAACAACTGACCTCAATGGTCGCAATCTCACGCTTATTAGCGGTGGCGGGGTTGCTCAGGGCAGTCACGCCATTTCAGCAGCAACTCTTCAACTGCTTGGACAGGGCATTGTCATACTAAGTAATTCCAACAACCAGTTTCAGGCGCTCTCAGGGAATGTTACTGGCAATGTAAATCTCAACAACCAAGGCAACCTGACCATTAGTAGCTTTAGCAACGGTGTCAATGGTCTCACTACTGGCATCAACACCAATGGCAATACTTTAATTCTCAACCTAGGCAGTGGTAACTTAACACAAAGTGCACCGATTCGAGCTGGTAGCTTGGGCTTGACCCTACGAAATGGCAGTGCAATTCTGACCAACCCAAATAACCAAGTGGGCATACTTGCGGCTCAGTTGAACAGTTCTAGCGATCTTCAATTTGTCAATAACGGTACCCTCACTGTTGGCAATGTCAATCCAACGGGTATTACAGGGCGCAGCATTTTCCTACAAACACTAACAAGTGATATTGTTCTCAATGCGCCAATTTCTGCCTTTGGCGCTGGGGATGCCATTATTCTTACTGCGGAAAATAACTTTATTAACAATTATGGCTCTAGTGTCTTCAGCACACCCAATGGTCGCTGGCTAGTTTATTCTACTGACCTCAACCTGAATATCAACGGTGGCCTCACGGGTTCAGAGCAATTCAATACCATCTATCCTCAGCCTGCTCTATTCTCTGGTTCTGGTTTTCTCTATCGGGTTTCTCAAGCACCGCCCACCCCTCCAACGCAACCCCCTGCACCTCCGACTCCGCCCCCGCCTCCCGTAGAACCGCCCACACCACCGCCTTCACAACCTCAACTTCAAGAGAATCTCGGCCAGATTTTATTCGGCGAGGAGGCAAAAGGCACTAAACTGCCAGAGAATACAGCTCAAGTCATATATTTTCCGGGCGTTGAGATCATCCGTCAGCAAATCGGTGCCGCTTTTGATCAAGGAGACTACAACAGTGCCATCAAACTGCTTCAGCAGCTTTATTCCTTTGAGTTTAGTGAGTACTTTAGTGAATTTTTGAGCACTCCCGGCCAAACAGGATTACAGATTCTGGATATTGATCAAATTAAAGAGTTACTGGCACGCATAGCCAAAGAAACAGGTCAAAAACCTGCCCTGACCTATGTCTTTTGGCGACCTGAACAACTAGATATATTTATCATCACACCGGAAGGCGAACCCATTTACCAACCCGTTCGAGTGCCCCAAGAAGCGGTGCGCCGTGTCATTGCTGCCTTTAATCGTGAGGTGCGAGATCCAACGAAAACAAACAGCGATTCCTACTTATCCTTTGCTCAACAACTTTACCAATGGATCATAGGCGGTGTTGATACAGAACTACAAGAGCGCGGCATTAACACGCTAGTTTTTGCCCTTGATCAGGGGCTACGGGGTCTGCCGATAGCTGCTTTGCACACAGGGTCAAATGTTGTGGCCTCGGCAGTCAATGATAGTTCCCTAGACCGTAATAGGCAGTTTCTGGTGGAACGCTACAGTTTGGGTCTCATCCCTAGTATCAATTTGGTTGATACCCGCTATCAACCCTTACAAAATGCCTCAATATTGGCAATGGGGGCATCTGAGTTCCCAAATCAAAATCCCTTGCCAGCCGTTCCTGTAGAGCTACAAACCATTACTCAACTGGTCGGCCGCGGGAAGATGTTTCTCAATGACACCTTCACAGTCTCGAACCTAGAAACCCAGCGTCGCCGCAGTCTATACCCCATTCTCCATCTGGCCACCCATGGTGAATTTAATCCGGGTAAACCACACAATTCCTACATTCAATTTTGGGATAGGCAGCTTTCAATAACTCAATTACGGCAGTTGCGTTTATTCCAGCCACCCACAGAATTAATGACGCTAAGTGCCTGTCGAACAGCAGTAGGAGACGCGAATGCAGAACTGGGGTTTGCTGGACTGTCGCTACAAGCGGGGGCGAAGAGTTCTGTGGCTAGTCTGTGGTATGTGAGTGATGAGGGAACACTGGCACTGATGACGGCGTTTTATAGCCAGTTAGCAACTGCCCCAATTAAAGCAGAAGCATTGCGACAGGCTCAGCTTGCCATGATCCACCAGCAGATTGTAATTGAAGGGAACCACCTGCGTAGCGGTAGCGTGCGAGGACAGCTTTCAATTCCTTTGCCCCAAGCAGTCCAAGGTAGTGGCGGGCATCAACTTTCCCATCCCTATTTTTGGGCAGGATTTACCCTGATTGGTAGCCCTTGGTAG
- a CDS encoding prepilin peptidase, whose translation MTFLTFTSYCLVFGLGAAVGSFLNVVIYRVPSGRSLLFPPSRCPLCLTTLRPWDNIPIFGWLLLRGQCRYCHAPISWRYPAIELLTGLLYVLIFAVSGWQGETLALWLLSAWLLALALIDLDTMTLPHPLTKWGLILGLLVRGLTTGLGGLTEGIIAAVIGIWLFDLIRWGGAIALGQEVMGGGDSKLAAMIGAWLGWQGLLVTFFLACALGGLMGGLGIALGWIQRRQPIPFGPFLAVAAIVSGLFGRQLIHLYLETFLPGVFVP comes from the coding sequence CTGACCTTTTTGACCTTTACTAGCTACTGCCTTGTCTTTGGCTTAGGAGCGGCGGTCGGGAGTTTTCTCAATGTCGTGATCTACCGTGTACCAAGCGGGCGATCGCTCCTGTTTCCGCCATCCCGTTGTCCGCTGTGCTTAACAACTCTACGCCCTTGGGACAATATCCCGATTTTCGGCTGGCTGCTGCTGCGGGGGCAATGTCGCTACTGCCATGCACCGATTTCTTGGCGCTATCCCGCCATTGAACTGTTGACGGGGCTGCTGTATGTCCTCATCTTTGCCGTGAGTGGTTGGCAGGGGGAAACCCTTGCACTGTGGCTATTGAGTGCATGGCTCTTGGCGTTGGCCTTGATTGATCTAGACACAATGACGCTGCCCCATCCCCTGACAAAGTGGGGGTTGATTCTCGGCTTGCTCGTGAGAGGGTTAACGACGGGTCTAGGCGGACTCACCGAGGGCATCATTGCCGCGGTGATTGGCATTTGGCTTTTTGATCTGATCCGCTGGGGGGGGGCGATCGCCCTTGGTCAGGAGGTCATGGGGGGAGGGGATAGCAAATTAGCAGCGATGATCGGGGCTTGGTTAGGTTGGCAGGGATTGCTCGTGACCTTTTTCTTGGCCTGTGCCCTCGGTGGCCTGATGGGTGGACTGGGGATTGCCCTCGGTTGGATTCAGCGGCGGCAGCCAATTCCCTTTGGCCCTTTTTTGGCCGTGGCGGCTATTGTCAGTGGTCTCTTTGGCCGCCAATTGATTCATCTTTACCTTGAAACCTTTTTGCCGGGTGTGTTTGTTCCCTAA
- a CDS encoding PAS domain S-box protein has product MERLRAKQALRESEYRWRAVFENAQIGIVITSPANHYRLTYCNPFFCQFIGYTAAELASLTAHDLTFAEDWPEEAALIEQCQQGRRNTYRIVKRYRHKNGQIVWGNLTLSCVRTAKGDPQLLIALIEDITPQRQLQLALEREHNRYEQLVNNCPVIILTLNRDKTLLTSNWVGLKTLAAAQVVPGMPFSALLHPQESVTRVEALIDRVLAGETINDEEILLRCRTDAPCDMLSHLFPLLDGEEAIVGCVVVCTDISDRKRALAELNEREALYRSVFESVADGLVIYDTENLQIVEVNDAICDIYGYSRSECLELRAEDFLHPDYRDQFQEFLDTIRHQHTWHSVSKHRCRDGQIIDVDIFARRLRYKGKDQVLCVIRDITQIKRFEETQVAIAKELSRREALFRNLIHDLDVGVMLISADLRVQVINPRGCELLGVNAQEMMGQKPTEMAWDALNDAGKPMPPAAFPLMIAIAQKRRVQGVMGILNQQTQQRLWLQVTADPEVTATGSIEQVILTFSDISDRKRYESYLQDQATRQRDLNYLIQGIREAANLDQVFAQAVQQGCRILRVDRAVVVKYEQEQRYWIPLVESFNTTPLVPSVGLTIPDTHNPIAPTLHQGKMAEIPPLHELPPHDEINRSIARVLGGGWLIAPIRISQGTWGAFSCQRLHNSTGWTAEEKQLILSLTDQLAITIQQTTLYDSLQLANAELSRLATIDGLTQIANRRYFDQYLQQQWQLAQREGTPISLILCDVDFFKNFNDHWRHQAGDDCLVAIAQVLTQAARRPGDLAARYGGEEFALILPNTDLVGSICVTERIRRLLHSLKIPHPASSVSDRVTLSIGIASLQPQVGQPVNNFLSLADQQLYLAKQGGRDRYCYA; this is encoded by the coding sequence ATGGAGCGACTTCGAGCAAAACAGGCTCTCAGAGAAAGTGAATATCGCTGGCGTGCTGTTTTTGAAAACGCTCAGATAGGAATTGTTATCACCAGTCCTGCCAACCACTATCGCCTCACCTATTGCAACCCCTTTTTTTGTCAATTCATTGGTTACACTGCTGCTGAACTGGCAAGCCTCACTGCCCACGATCTGACGTTTGCTGAAGATTGGCCTGAGGAGGCTGCCCTGATCGAACAATGTCAACAAGGACGGCGCAATACCTATCGCATTGTCAAACGTTACCGCCACAAAAACGGCCAAATAGTCTGGGGAAATTTAACCCTCTCTTGTGTGCGCACTGCCAAGGGCGACCCCCAGCTCCTCATTGCCCTCATTGAAGACATTACCCCCCAACGGCAACTCCAATTGGCTCTTGAGCGCGAGCACAACCGCTACGAGCAGTTAGTGAACAATTGCCCTGTCATCATTTTGACCCTCAATCGCGACAAAACGCTTTTAACCAGTAATTGGGTTGGCTTGAAGACGCTAGCCGCGGCTCAAGTGGTTCCCGGTATGCCATTTTCGGCACTGCTCCATCCCCAAGAATCAGTGACTCGGGTGGAAGCACTGATTGACCGCGTCTTGGCGGGAGAAACCATTAACGACGAGGAAATTCTGCTGCGTTGCCGCACCGATGCCCCCTGTGATATGCTGAGCCACCTTTTTCCCCTACTGGATGGGGAGGAAGCAATTGTTGGCTGTGTGGTTGTCTGTACCGATATCAGCGATCGCAAGCGTGCCCTTGCTGAACTGAATGAGCGCGAGGCTCTATATCGCAGTGTTTTCGAGTCCGTGGCCGATGGTCTAGTCATCTATGACACTGAAAACCTACAGATCGTTGAGGTCAACGATGCCATCTGTGACATCTATGGTTACAGTCGCAGTGAATGCCTTGAACTTCGAGCTGAGGATTTTCTGCACCCCGACTACCGCGATCAATTTCAGGAATTTCTAGACACGATTCGGCATCAGCACACTTGGCACAGTGTCAGCAAGCATCGCTGTAGGGATGGCCAGATCATTGATGTAGATATCTTTGCCAGACGGTTGCGCTACAAAGGCAAAGATCAAGTCCTCTGCGTCATCCGCGATATTACTCAAATCAAGCGTTTTGAAGAGACTCAAGTGGCGATCGCCAAAGAACTCAGCCGACGGGAAGCCCTCTTTCGCAATCTCATCCATGATTTGGACGTGGGGGTGATGTTAATCTCTGCTGACCTCCGAGTGCAGGTTATTAATCCCCGCGGCTGTGAGTTACTGGGGGTCAACGCGCAAGAGATGATGGGTCAAAAACCGACTGAGATGGCTTGGGATGCCCTGAATGACGCCGGCAAGCCAATGCCGCCAGCAGCCTTTCCCCTGATGATTGCCATTGCTCAAAAGCGGCGGGTACAAGGAGTAATGGGCATTCTCAATCAACAAACCCAACAGCGGCTCTGGCTGCAAGTGACTGCTGATCCAGAAGTAACGGCAACGGGGAGCATTGAGCAGGTAATTCTCACCTTTAGCGACATTAGCGATCGCAAACGTTATGAGTCCTACCTCCAAGATCAAGCCACTCGCCAGCGCGACCTCAATTACCTCATTCAGGGAATTCGCGAGGCCGCTAACTTAGATCAGGTATTTGCCCAAGCCGTGCAGCAGGGATGTCGAATCCTGCGGGTGGATCGCGCAGTGGTTGTCAAGTACGAACAAGAACAGCGGTACTGGATTCCCCTAGTAGAGTCTTTCAACACAACACCTCTGGTACCGAGTGTGGGACTGACAATTCCCGACACACATAACCCGATTGCACCAACCTTACACCAAGGCAAGATGGCTGAGATACCTCCTTTGCATGAGCTGCCTCCTCATGATGAGATTAACCGTTCAATTGCTAGGGTGCTGGGTGGCGGCTGGTTGATTGCTCCCATTCGCATCAGTCAGGGGACTTGGGGTGCCTTTTCCTGCCAGCGCCTCCACAATTCCACGGGATGGACTGCTGAGGAAAAACAACTGATTCTCTCCCTCACAGATCAACTGGCCATTACCATTCAGCAGACGACCTTGTATGACTCTCTCCAGTTGGCCAATGCCGAACTCTCGCGCCTTGCCACCATTGATGGCCTCACTCAAATTGCCAATCGGCGCTATTTTGACCAGTATTTGCAGCAGCAGTGGCAGTTAGCGCAGCGAGAAGGAACTCCCATTTCCCTAATTCTCTGTGATGTGGATTTCTTTAAGAACTTCAATGACCACTGGAGGCACCAAGCGGGGGATGATTGCCTTGTAGCGATCGCCCAAGTTTTAACCCAAGCGGCGCGCCGCCCTGGCGATCTGGCTGCTCGTTATGGGGGTGAGGAATTTGCCCTCATCTTGCCAAACACGGATCTGGTCGGCAGTATTTGTGTCACTGAGCGAATTCGACGGCTCCTGCATTCCCTGAAGATTCCCCATCCAGCTTCATCAGTGAGCGATCGTGTCACCCTCAGTATAGGCATTGCCAGTTTGCAGCCCCAAGTAGGGCAACCAGTGAACAACTTCCTTAGCCTTGCCGATCAGCAGCTCTATCTCGCCAAGCAGGGAGGGCGCGATCGCTATTGCTATGCTTAA
- the alaS gene encoding alanine--tRNA ligase has product MTSSPSAITALTGDQIRQKFLEFYAAKGHTILPSASLIPEDPTVLLTIAGMLPFKPIFLGQEAPKVPRATTAQKCLRTNDIENVGRTARHHTFFEMLGNFSFGDYFKAEAIAWAWELMTTVYGLPPERLLVSVFENDDEAYEIWHRQVGLPKERIQRMGEESNFWTAGPTGPCGPCSEIYYDFYPEKGLADVDLDDDRRFIELYNLVFMELNQDDQGRRTPLKAKNIDTGMGLERMAQILQGVPNNYETDLIFPIIEAAAQRAGIQYRKANASTKTSLKVIGDHTRAVVHLVADGVTASNVGRGYVLRRLIRRIVRHSRLLGINEVVTPELAQVAIDLAATVYPNVRERQAVILSELQREEEQFLKTLDRGEKLLAEMLAPLKTAKGKKRSKPQLAGRDAFVLFDTYGFPLELTQEIAAEQGISVDVAEFEACMAEQRQRSQAAHETIDITVQEGIDSLADQLHPTQFRGYDEFSLTTTVTAILVAGHPVTTATAGTEVQVILEETPFYAESGGQIGDRGYLATSDALVQIHDVQKQKEVFVHYGKVERGSLSVGDRVSAQIDLSCRRRVQAHHTATHLLQAALKKLIDENISQAGSLVAFDRLRFDFNCPRSLTREELQQIEDQINTWISESHATHTSIMALNEAKAKGAIAMFGEKYSEQVRVLDIPGVSMELCGGTHVHNTAEIGLFKIMSESGVAAGIRRIEAIAGSAVREYLQQRDSIVRELCDRFKAKPEEVLDRISQLQADLKAQQKELERLKAELALAKTQALLEQAEAVGNTHILIASLVGVDPQGLKTAAEWLLNKLGSGVVVLAIHPTSDKVNLLVAASPDVVQRGVHAGQLVAELAQVCGGRGGGRPNFAQAGGSEPQKLTEAFELAQSRLKGILES; this is encoded by the coding sequence ATGACCTCGTCACCATCAGCGATAACTGCTCTCACAGGTGATCAAATTCGCCAAAAATTCCTTGAGTTCTATGCCGCTAAGGGACACACGATTTTGCCCAGTGCCTCGCTGATTCCAGAGGATCCGACGGTGCTGCTGACGATCGCCGGCATGCTCCCCTTCAAACCTATTTTCCTCGGTCAAGAAGCGCCAAAAGTCCCTCGTGCTACCACCGCCCAGAAATGTCTGCGCACCAATGACATTGAAAATGTGGGTCGTACTGCTCGCCACCACACCTTTTTTGAAATGCTGGGCAACTTCAGCTTTGGTGACTACTTCAAGGCAGAGGCGATTGCTTGGGCATGGGAACTGATGACCACGGTCTATGGTTTGCCCCCGGAGCGTCTGTTGGTGAGTGTCTTTGAGAATGATGATGAGGCCTACGAGATCTGGCATCGCCAAGTGGGCTTGCCCAAGGAGCGCATCCAGCGCATGGGAGAGGAGAGCAACTTTTGGACGGCTGGGCCGACGGGTCCCTGTGGCCCTTGTTCTGAGATTTACTACGACTTCTATCCGGAAAAGGGGCTAGCTGACGTTGATCTCGATGACGATCGCCGGTTCATCGAACTCTACAACTTAGTGTTCATGGAGTTGAACCAAGACGATCAAGGGCGCCGCACGCCCCTCAAGGCGAAAAACATTGATACCGGTATGGGCTTGGAGCGGATGGCCCAGATTCTCCAAGGGGTGCCCAACAACTACGAAACGGATTTAATTTTCCCGATTATTGAGGCAGCAGCGCAGCGAGCCGGGATTCAATACCGCAAAGCCAATGCCAGTACCAAAACCTCCCTCAAGGTGATTGGCGATCACACCCGTGCGGTGGTTCATTTGGTTGCGGATGGCGTCACTGCCAGTAATGTGGGTCGCGGCTATGTCCTGCGGCGGTTGATTCGGCGGATTGTGCGCCATAGTCGGCTACTCGGCATCAATGAAGTGGTCACCCCTGAGCTTGCCCAAGTGGCGATTGATTTAGCGGCGACTGTCTATCCCAATGTGCGCGAGCGGCAGGCAGTGATTCTCAGCGAACTGCAACGGGAGGAGGAACAGTTTCTCAAGACTTTGGATCGGGGTGAGAAGCTCTTGGCGGAGATGCTGGCTCCTCTGAAGACGGCTAAGGGCAAAAAACGCAGTAAACCACAACTGGCAGGGCGCGATGCCTTCGTTCTTTTTGATACCTATGGCTTCCCCTTGGAGTTGACCCAAGAGATTGCCGCCGAGCAGGGAATCAGTGTGGATGTGGCTGAGTTTGAAGCCTGTATGGCCGAGCAGCGGCAACGTTCCCAAGCAGCCCACGAAACCATTGATATTACCGTTCAGGAGGGGATTGACTCCCTAGCGGATCAACTGCACCCTACGCAGTTTCGTGGCTATGACGAGTTTAGTTTGACCACGACAGTAACAGCGATTTTGGTGGCGGGTCATCCGGTAACTACAGCAACGGCGGGGACGGAAGTACAGGTCATCCTTGAGGAAACTCCCTTCTATGCTGAATCCGGTGGCCAAATTGGCGATCGCGGGTATCTCGCCACCAGTGATGCGCTAGTACAAATCCACGATGTGCAAAAGCAAAAGGAAGTGTTTGTTCACTACGGCAAAGTGGAGCGGGGCAGCCTCAGCGTTGGCGATCGCGTGAGCGCCCAAATTGATCTCAGTTGTCGGCGACGGGTACAGGCGCACCACACCGCAACGCATCTCTTGCAAGCAGCCTTGAAAAAGCTAATTGACGAGAACATTTCCCAAGCGGGGTCGCTGGTGGCCTTTGATCGGTTGCGGTTTGACTTTAACTGCCCCCGTTCCCTCACGCGCGAAGAGCTGCAACAGATTGAAGATCAAATCAACACGTGGATTAGTGAAAGCCACGCCACCCACACGAGTATCATGGCGCTCAATGAAGCCAAGGCCAAGGGGGCGATCGCCATGTTTGGTGAAAAATACAGTGAGCAGGTGCGTGTTCTCGATATTCCCGGCGTCTCCATGGAACTCTGTGGCGGCACCCATGTCCATAACACAGCGGAAATTGGCCTCTTTAAGATCATGAGTGAAAGTGGCGTGGCCGCTGGGATTCGCCGCATTGAAGCCATTGCTGGGTCGGCGGTGCGAGAGTATCTGCAACAGCGCGATAGCATTGTCCGTGAGTTGTGCGATCGCTTCAAAGCCAAACCCGAAGAGGTTCTCGATCGCATTAGCCAACTCCAAGCAGATCTCAAAGCCCAGCAAAAGGAACTGGAACGCCTCAAAGCCGAACTAGCTCTTGCCAAAACCCAAGCCCTCTTGGAACAGGCGGAAGCCGTCGGCAATACCCACATTCTCATTGCCTCGTTGGTGGGGGTGGATCCCCAAGGGCTGAAAACTGCCGCCGAATGGCTGCTGAATAAACTGGGCAGTGGTGTCGTTGTCTTGGCTATTCACCCTACGTCTGACAAAGTGAACCTTTTAGTCGCCGCCAGTCCGGATGTTGTGCAGCGGGGTGTCCATGCCGGTCAACTGGTGGCCGAGCTTGCCCAAGTCTGTGGTGGGCGCGGGGGTGGTCGTCCCAACTTTGCTCAGGCTGGTGGCTCTGAACCCCAGAAATTGACCGAGGCGTTTGAATTAGCACAATCTCGCCTCAAAGGGATTCTGGAATCCTGA